In a single window of the Octopus sinensis linkage group LG1, ASM634580v1, whole genome shotgun sequence genome:
- the LOC115214901 gene encoding uncharacterized protein LOC115214901, protein MSGDPPESVTESKLNKVLHDACEDLWAEILKAHKAGSQKTSSPDELIPDVTEKYLQAAVEIGDNMPEGLPVDSDFLRKHVVQQLRNSVKEQENLLCLMDLVENNLINQLQQ, encoded by the exons ATGTCAg GTGACCCCCCAGAGAGTGTTACAGAATCAAAACTGAATAAA GTTCTACATGATGCTTGTGAAGATCTTTGGGCTGAGATTTTAAAA gctcaTAAAGCCGGATCCCAGAAGACTTCTTCGCCAGACGAACTGATTCCAGATGTAACAGAGAAATACCTCCAGGCTGCCGTTGAGATTGGAGACAACATGCCAgaag GTTTgcctgttgacagtgacttcctCCGGAAACACGTCGTCCAACAACTGCGGAACTCCGTCAAGGAACAGGAGAACTTGCTGTGCTTGATGGATTTGGTGGAGAACAATCTCATCAACCAGCTACAACAGTGA